From the Danaus plexippus chromosome 5, MEX_DaPlex, whole genome shotgun sequence genome, one window contains:
- the LOC116769276 gene encoding nonsense-mediated mRNA decay factor SMG8 isoform X1, translating to MTTVFSIKDIPEFSQKEKIVVVGIIGKSPFRYPNKTSPLLSSVQFKENDIECHWDERRSILYLHAVTYFDTARLAALAADLNEESQSTVKDADAAHWLVASGELAIDACRAMALIFHLCHIVILSLPTPVFDLGYLQLFKAIDAYRTEVSAQITSALHQSWAAAWQHGRLCCPRLLFHFKRAPTPLRADPAGLKRLEHAVEDQIYFILRKSRLITNVCAKSLFAIPKNEEFVYISAEEVGSARDTSSLLRGLVQMCSGSGAPTSSDRPSFRRFLQGHLNLAFGEGFDDNVGKYAMSTSYFELPSASCWRGAARVLHRQYSQQSTVLFDALATDVRFSQARCAKVLPIAQASYAEGLPPHYSSQHHAHKLVVALGVVEAMARGPLAGGARARLRAACDTIRRARELCEEPSLTHHPCIHPKHDSSKEHSSGVRYVSACNCGRTRVSREDPYCARSANYTFYTLAAEQCNCDTLQAISFPVFQPSTPTFRAASVKGATVKTQELSEVRQQLEVTEAESPQGEGSQRGSWSPPDVLSPGSARDEDEEDPEDSSDEGIEVVTVQDNGTTEKSISRQPSTTEYLPGMLHTGSPAALLPAFPSWSLVCLGASSLYSHSAGLPEHLQPGFLPHTNYLLPWDCAVRLERPERGDLGVWRGRGRGKAPSQSLTVKIFIGYEYECPRGHRFMMSSPDTVVSGGSGWSREAGEAGAGALLASSSMPVLSSCLCRAAQPAHLARLHVVTPKASIHVTLDPKVQPVPGGPVFIPQPVGSPPIKLSSSAYWVLRFPYVYAHEHGALPRARLPPAGNVLQPMFGLQE from the exons atgacTACGGTATTCTCAATTAAAGATATTCCAGAATTTTCACAAAAGGAAAAGATTGTAGTAGTAGGCATTATTGGAAAATCGCCGTTTCGATATCCAAATAAGACATCACCACTGCTTTCTTCAGTACAATTTAAAGAA AATGACATAGAATGCCATTGGGATGAAAGACGGagtattttatatcttcatGCAGTCACTTACTTCGACACTGCGAGATTGGCAGCATTGGCAGCAGATTTGAATGAGGAATCTCAGAGCACGGTCAAAGATGCTGATGCTGCTCACTGGCTCGTTGCTTCTGGAGAGTTGGCGATAGATGCATGCAGGGCTATGGCattgatatttcatttgtGCCATATTGTGATTCTTTCATTACCAACCCCTGTATTTGATCTCGGATATTTACAGCTTTTTAAAGCTATTGATGCTTAcag aacAGAGGTATCAGCACAAATTACAAGCGCTTTACACCAATCATGGGCAGCTGCTTGGCAGCATGGTCGGTTATGCTGTCCTCGGCTGCTATTTCACTTCAAACGAGCCCCCACTCCACTTAGAGCTGATCCCGCTGGCCTGAAGAGATTGGAACATGCTGTGGAGGATCAGATATACTTCATACTCCGGAAATCCCGACTTATAACTAATGTCTG TGCCAAATCTCTATTTGCTATACCTAAGAATGAGGAGTTTGTGTATATAAGCGCTGAGGAGGTGGGATCGGCTCGCGACACTAGTTCGTTACTCCGTGGCTTAGTGCAGATGTGTTCCGGTTCAGGCGCCCCGACCTCATCAGACCGACCCAGCTTCAGACGTTTCCTTCAAGGTCACCTGAATTTAGCTTTCGGCGAAGGCTTTGACGACAATGTTGGCAAGTACGCCATGAGCACGTCATATTTTGAG CTACCCTCAGCATCATGTTGGCGGGGCGCGGCACGTGTCTTACACCGTCAATACTCCCAGCAGTCGACCGTCCTCTTCGACGCCCTGGCCACAGACGTGAGGTTCTCTCAGGCCAGATGCGCGAAG GTGTTACCCATAGCACAGGCCTCCTACGCGGAGGGACTGCCTCCTCACTACTCCAGCCAGCACCACGCGCATAAG CTGGTGGTAGCGCTCGGTGTAGTTGAGGCGATGGCCCGAGGTCCCCTCGCTGGTGGTGCCCGAGCTCGACTTCGGGCCGCCTGCGACACCATCAGACGAGCTAGGGAACTGTGCGAGGAACCCAGCCTCACACACCACCCTTGTATACATCCCAAACA CGACAGTTCCAAAGAGCATTCATCGGGAGTGCGTTATGTGAGTGCGTGCAACTGCGGCCGCACGCGTGTGTCACGCGAGGACCCGTACTGTGCGCGATCAGCCAACTACACCTTCTACACCCTGGCCGCTGAGCAGTGCAACTGTGACACCTTACAAGCGATCAGCTTCCCCGTCTTTCAACCTTCAACCCCTACATTCAG ggcAGCGTCAGTTAAAGGTGCTACTGTTAAAACTCAAGAGTTGTCCGAAGTACGACAGCAGTTAGAGGTCACGGAGGCCGAGTCACCCCAAGGGGAAGGCTCGCAACGAGGCTCCTGGTCACCCCCAGACGTGCTGTCACCTGGATCAGCGAGAGACGAAGATGAAGAGGATCCTGAGGATTCCAGCGATGAAGGAATAGAGGTCGTCACAGTACAGGATAACGGCACTACAG AGAAATCGATAAGTCGTCAACCGTCGACGACGGAGTATCTCCCGGGTATGCTACACACGGGCAGCCCGGCCGCCCTGCTCCCCGCCTTCCCGAGCTGGTCGCTCGTGTGTCTCGGCGCTTCATCGCTGTACTCACACAGCGCAG GACTACCGGAGCATCTTCAGCCTGGTTTCCTGCCTCACACCAACTACCTCTTGCCGTGGGATTGTGCCGTGCGCCTGGAGCGTCCCGAGCGAGGGGACCTGGGGGTGTGGAGGGGCAGGGGCAGGGGGAAGGCCCCCTCGCAGAGCCTTACAGTCAAGATATTCATAGGATACGAATATGAGTGTCCAAGAGGGCACAG GTTCATGATGTCGTCACCCGACACGGTGGTGTCAGGAGGCTCAGGGTGGTCCCGGGAGGCGGGCGAGGCCGGGGCCGGAGCCCTACTCGCCTCGAGTTCCATGCCAGTGCTGTCCTCGTGTTTATGTCGAGCGGCCCAGCCCGCACACCTCGCACGACTGCACGTCGTCACACCGAAGGCTTCTATACACGTCACGCTCGACCCTAAG GTGCAGCCAGTCCCAGGCGGTCCAGTGTTTATTCCTCAGCCGGTCGGATCGCCGCCCATCAAGCTGAGCTCCTCAGCCTACTGGGTGCTTCGGTTCCCGTACGTGTATGCCCACGAGCACGGCGCTCTGCCCCGAGCGAGACTCCCGCCCGCCGGAAATGTTCTTCAACCAATGTTCGGACTACAGGAATAA
- the LOC116769276 gene encoding nonsense-mediated mRNA decay factor SMG8 isoform X2 — translation MLTEVSAQITSALHQSWAAAWQHGRLCCPRLLFHFKRAPTPLRADPAGLKRLEHAVEDQIYFILRKSRLITNVCAKSLFAIPKNEEFVYISAEEVGSARDTSSLLRGLVQMCSGSGAPTSSDRPSFRRFLQGHLNLAFGEGFDDNVGKYAMSTSYFELPSASCWRGAARVLHRQYSQQSTVLFDALATDVRFSQARCAKVLPIAQASYAEGLPPHYSSQHHAHKLVVALGVVEAMARGPLAGGARARLRAACDTIRRARELCEEPSLTHHPCIHPKHDSSKEHSSGVRYVSACNCGRTRVSREDPYCARSANYTFYTLAAEQCNCDTLQAISFPVFQPSTPTFRAASVKGATVKTQELSEVRQQLEVTEAESPQGEGSQRGSWSPPDVLSPGSARDEDEEDPEDSSDEGIEVVTVQDNGTTEKSISRQPSTTEYLPGMLHTGSPAALLPAFPSWSLVCLGASSLYSHSAGLPEHLQPGFLPHTNYLLPWDCAVRLERPERGDLGVWRGRGRGKAPSQSLTVKIFIGYEYECPRGHRFMMSSPDTVVSGGSGWSREAGEAGAGALLASSSMPVLSSCLCRAAQPAHLARLHVVTPKASIHVTLDPKVQPVPGGPVFIPQPVGSPPIKLSSSAYWVLRFPYVYAHEHGALPRARLPPAGNVLQPMFGLQE, via the exons ATGCTTAcag AGGTATCAGCACAAATTACAAGCGCTTTACACCAATCATGGGCAGCTGCTTGGCAGCATGGTCGGTTATGCTGTCCTCGGCTGCTATTTCACTTCAAACGAGCCCCCACTCCACTTAGAGCTGATCCCGCTGGCCTGAAGAGATTGGAACATGCTGTGGAGGATCAGATATACTTCATACTCCGGAAATCCCGACTTATAACTAATGTCTG TGCCAAATCTCTATTTGCTATACCTAAGAATGAGGAGTTTGTGTATATAAGCGCTGAGGAGGTGGGATCGGCTCGCGACACTAGTTCGTTACTCCGTGGCTTAGTGCAGATGTGTTCCGGTTCAGGCGCCCCGACCTCATCAGACCGACCCAGCTTCAGACGTTTCCTTCAAGGTCACCTGAATTTAGCTTTCGGCGAAGGCTTTGACGACAATGTTGGCAAGTACGCCATGAGCACGTCATATTTTGAG CTACCCTCAGCATCATGTTGGCGGGGCGCGGCACGTGTCTTACACCGTCAATACTCCCAGCAGTCGACCGTCCTCTTCGACGCCCTGGCCACAGACGTGAGGTTCTCTCAGGCCAGATGCGCGAAG GTGTTACCCATAGCACAGGCCTCCTACGCGGAGGGACTGCCTCCTCACTACTCCAGCCAGCACCACGCGCATAAG CTGGTGGTAGCGCTCGGTGTAGTTGAGGCGATGGCCCGAGGTCCCCTCGCTGGTGGTGCCCGAGCTCGACTTCGGGCCGCCTGCGACACCATCAGACGAGCTAGGGAACTGTGCGAGGAACCCAGCCTCACACACCACCCTTGTATACATCCCAAACA CGACAGTTCCAAAGAGCATTCATCGGGAGTGCGTTATGTGAGTGCGTGCAACTGCGGCCGCACGCGTGTGTCACGCGAGGACCCGTACTGTGCGCGATCAGCCAACTACACCTTCTACACCCTGGCCGCTGAGCAGTGCAACTGTGACACCTTACAAGCGATCAGCTTCCCCGTCTTTCAACCTTCAACCCCTACATTCAG ggcAGCGTCAGTTAAAGGTGCTACTGTTAAAACTCAAGAGTTGTCCGAAGTACGACAGCAGTTAGAGGTCACGGAGGCCGAGTCACCCCAAGGGGAAGGCTCGCAACGAGGCTCCTGGTCACCCCCAGACGTGCTGTCACCTGGATCAGCGAGAGACGAAGATGAAGAGGATCCTGAGGATTCCAGCGATGAAGGAATAGAGGTCGTCACAGTACAGGATAACGGCACTACAG AGAAATCGATAAGTCGTCAACCGTCGACGACGGAGTATCTCCCGGGTATGCTACACACGGGCAGCCCGGCCGCCCTGCTCCCCGCCTTCCCGAGCTGGTCGCTCGTGTGTCTCGGCGCTTCATCGCTGTACTCACACAGCGCAG GACTACCGGAGCATCTTCAGCCTGGTTTCCTGCCTCACACCAACTACCTCTTGCCGTGGGATTGTGCCGTGCGCCTGGAGCGTCCCGAGCGAGGGGACCTGGGGGTGTGGAGGGGCAGGGGCAGGGGGAAGGCCCCCTCGCAGAGCCTTACAGTCAAGATATTCATAGGATACGAATATGAGTGTCCAAGAGGGCACAG GTTCATGATGTCGTCACCCGACACGGTGGTGTCAGGAGGCTCAGGGTGGTCCCGGGAGGCGGGCGAGGCCGGGGCCGGAGCCCTACTCGCCTCGAGTTCCATGCCAGTGCTGTCCTCGTGTTTATGTCGAGCGGCCCAGCCCGCACACCTCGCACGACTGCACGTCGTCACACCGAAGGCTTCTATACACGTCACGCTCGACCCTAAG GTGCAGCCAGTCCCAGGCGGTCCAGTGTTTATTCCTCAGCCGGTCGGATCGCCGCCCATCAAGCTGAGCTCCTCAGCCTACTGGGTGCTTCGGTTCCCGTACGTGTATGCCCACGAGCACGGCGCTCTGCCCCGAGCGAGACTCCCGCCCGCCGGAAATGTTCTTCAACCAATGTTCGGACTACAGGAATAA
- the LOC116769013 gene encoding peroxisomal membrane protein 11C-like: MTMSSIVDDICELLESYNGRDKVVRLACYTCKLYGCIQGNKPWQTAGSKLSGARLMLRLFDDIPMIRHTYNYGLGRHESTKIAALLGVLANIVDQIFLPVEKACWLNDLGILQLSAKTADRLEIVSTALWAISLYISLIQTFRSMRHIWWSRDCLSSEDASVARKNLDMRLLLSSVTAAKLCLDITHAVSCLPSGCLWGEKIGATKVAAIATTSSVIGIALYFARKRLLK; encoded by the exons ATGACAATGTCTTCTATAGTAGACGATATTTGTGAATTACTGGAAAGCTACAATGGTCGAGACAAG gTGGTCCGTCTAGCGTGCTATACTTGCAAGCTATATGGATGTATCCAAGGTAACAAGCCATGGCAGACCGCTGGATCCAAGCTCTCTGGAGCGAGACTTATGTTAAGGCTCTTCGATGACATTCCTATGATCAGACACACTTATAATTATGGACTCGGTAGACAT gaGTCAACGAAAATAGCTGCCCTATTGGGTGTTTTAGCAAATATAGTGGATCAAATATTTCTACCGGTGGAGAAGGCATGTTGGCTGAATGATTTAGGCATCCTGCAACTGTCTGCTAAGACCGCGGACAGACTTGAAATCGTCAGTACAGCACTATGGGCTAtcagtttatatatttcattaataca GACTTTCCGCTCGATGCGTCACATATGGTGGAGTCGTGATTGTCTTAGTTCAGAGGACGCGTCCGTGGCGCGAAAGAATCTGGACATGAGACTGTTATTGTCTAGTGTAACCGCGGCAAAATTGTGTTTGGATATCACTCACGCGGTCAGCTGTTTGCCCTCTGGATGTTTGTGGGGAGAGAAAATAGGCGCGACCAAAGTCGCCGCCATTGCTACAACGTCATCTGTCATCGGCATAGCGTTGTATTTCGCGCGTAAACgattattgaaatga